TCGGTATACATGTCTGTGATGGTTCATTACTTGGCTTATACTTGCTGTCTTGTAATTGAATGTTCTTCCATGGTAAGTATAGCTTAGGGAATGGTCAGCTCTGGTGATTGGACCAACCAAGTTCTTTGGAGGCATGAGTGCCGTGTGTGAGTGGGCTGGCTAATAATGGGTAGTGTTGTTTGACCTTTTCCCCTTGGTGCATGGATTGATTTTTAAAATAGACGGACGAAGATTCACTACATTGTCCGACAACGGATATAATGCGAAGTAATGCGAAAAGCCGCAAAAAGGCATCCCGGGAAACCAAATCACCGAGTGCTGGCGTTCACTAGGACCTTCTGTCAAACTCACAAGTTCACTGACTCATATCGTATTACCAACTATTCGGTATACGAGAAGGCCTGGAAGTATGCCGATCGCGAACGAACAAGTTCCAAAGTTTGACTGCTCAGGATGATGCCCGATCATGAACTCCTAGCCTTAGCACACCAGGCAGTCCACGTTTGAATGGCCACCTCGGGAGATCACCCCACAGAGTAGTCCGACATAGTTAGCTTCGGGTGAGGTACCTGTAATCTGCGAAGTTGTTTTGACAGGTGGGGTGCCGAGTGAGACTCCCGTTGTGCCGTTGTATCTCCCGCCCCGCACCTTTAGCGATGAAACGCGACATATCGATAAGAAGTCATAACGTGTGGATGAGCTTGCTCGGCACATTTAGCATGCTCATCTCGCCAGTGACCGTTATTTTCTTTTCTGCGGTAGGGACCCGCCCGATGCCGTGGCCAGGCGTCTGGGATTTCGCTTGTCTAAAATAGAGATTGGGCGGGCGGCAATCTGGTCGTACAAAAAGTACCTGGGTACTAGCTAGGCCAGCATCGTGAATAGAGCAATGTGCTCCAATCATATTGTCGTGGTTGGATTTTGACTTTGAGCGTAGCGTGTGCGGTTGTGGCCAATCAAAGTTGGTCTCGGCATTCACCTGAAACAGAGCGGATCGTTGTCACCAAACATCTTTTACTCACCACCCGTCGCTTACGGTTCAACCTTCCTTGTCCACGCGCCGCTCCGACATACAACGGCCTGTCCTCGCGTGGTGCAGATTGGGCTCCGGGACACCTCGGTTGCTTTTCTTGGTTATTTCCGACCACCGCAGAAGGTCTAGGTACTGGTCTTTCTGTGGACCATGGCCGCGGAATGGCCTCGGAAGCAACGCGCGACAGGCCACCATTCTTTGTCTGAACTTGCCCACCACACGAGATGGCAATTGCATAGGGATCTAGACGATGCCTAGCTGCCGTGTTTGTGTCGTAGATCAACGGCACACGGTCCTCTGATACTCCACGCCCCACAGCAACGTCTGAGGCAGGGCTAGCGTGGCCCTCCAAGGCTACAATCTGCCGAACGCGAGAGGTAGATCTTTTCTCGGAAGAGTAACGGAAAGCTTCAAGTCTGGGCGCTACGCCGCGAGGACTACTGCGGCATCGGGAACGCCATGGCCGGCGGCTACGGTGGAGGTACACCGTTGAAACGCAGATTCAAAGGCCACACAATACAGGCATGAGGGCGTTAATCGTGGGTCACTTGGACTGGCGCTGCGTTTCGACACCTAGCCCACGTCCGTCTCTATTGGCTCCTGTCGCTTCCTTCTGCGTAGGACGGAGATTTTCCCAATGTTTTACAGCGCCTGTCTCATAGCTTGGACACGTCTCAATAGAGACGTGTGGCCGCGTGAATGTAGTATTTGGCCTGACATCCGGGTCGTGTTGTGTCTTCACTTTCTTAACATTGTACCGTTCAGTTATTCCCTTTCTTCTTTGCGGGTCTGGAATGCGCTGTGTTGACTTCACAGGCTAGCACTTCTATTGTTATTGAACAATAGCACTGTTGCCTGCCAAGTGAAGACGCTCTCAGTCACCCCGTTCACTCTGTACAGGCTTTCACAGTGTACTCGCATCACTATCTTGGGGTTATAAAATTCCCTCGTCGAAGTTTCTACTTAACATTCATTCTACAAACCTTTCTTGCAGGCCAAGATCACACTCATTCCAGCATGTTTCCACAACTTAAGAAGAACACAAGCAACATGTCCAAGACTCTGTCAACGATCGCCCTCATGCTAGCTGCCGCGCCCTTCGCGACAGGTCACAGCTGGATCGAGCAGATGCGCAATATCGACGCCAAAGGCAACTATGTCGGCGAATATGGATACCCTCGAGGATACATCGCAAAGACTGACCCAGGATACAACGGAGATAAATCCATGAACTTCAACCTACCCGCAGCTCAAGGCAAAGCATTCATCGACGACACTACACCGCTCTGCCATCCAGGTCAGACGAAGCCAGTCCAATCTCAAGACAAGTACCCGCGTCTTAAGACACCACCAGGTGGTTTTGTTGCACTACGGTACATGGAAAATGGACACGTCACTGAGCCAGTTGGGCGCATGCTTGGGAAGCCGGATATGGGTGGCACCGTATTTGTCTACGGTACCACAGAGCCCAAGGAAGATGAGACGCTCGCCACCGTTATTCACTGGAATAAAGATGGCAAAGGTGGAAATGGGCACGGCAAGCTGTTGGCAACGCAGGATTTTGATGATGGTCGATGCTACGAGATGAACAACACGCCGAAGTCCAAGCAGCGTGCGAAGGAGTTTCCCAACTATGCCCTTGGTCAAGCTGTCGAGGGCGCGCCAGGCAACTATGCAATGTTCTGCGAAACGGACGTCCAGATTCCCGAGACCGCTGAAGTGGGCAAGCCATACACGTTGTATTGGGTTTGGCAGTGGAACACCAAGCCTGGCGCGGACCCAGGCCTCCCGGTGGGCAAAGACGAATGGTACACTACTTGCATGGACGTTGATGTTGCTTCCAACGGAACGGCCTCCAAGGAAGCGTCGGCGAAGTTTGCTCTTGTCCAGCAGGATGCCGAGACAGCTGCTGTCTCCAACTTTGCTGCGCGAACCGCTAAGATGACCGACATTGTCAAGGGCGAGTACGGTCCCATCTTCTCTGCTCAGCCGACTGGCGGTTCCGGTTCCGGATCTGGCGGTTCACCTGCTTCTTCCAAGCCTACACCAGCTCCTTCCTCCAAGCTTACTGCTACACCTCCGGCCTCCTTCACCACCCTTCCTTCGGCTAGTCGTAAGCCGCAAGGCAATTCGACCCTTCCAAGCTCGACTGGACTTGCCTCGACTGGACTTGCTATCCCGACTCTCACTGGCCGTCCCGGTACTGCGCCTACCCAATCGCCATCTGGCGATGACAACGTCGTCACTGTTACAGACATTCTCATGGTCACAGTTACTGCACCAGTCGTCACAGTCACCGCTCCAGCCATGACTGATTCGACACCCATTGACTCGGCTTCTCCGGCCATCACACCCATTGTAGCACGTAGCATCCACTACCGCAACGGTGCCAAGTTCCGCAGCCTGTCGGCAGCCTAAGTGAGCTTCACGCGCACTTTGAGTCTTTCTCATTTTGTCTCCCTTTTCCTTTGTTATCTTGATACCCTTTTCGGTGGCAGGCCACCGGCATAGATGAAGTCTCACGAGAAAAATGATGAGATCATGCACGCATGGAGCAATGATTTGACGTTCTCTGTTTTTCCTTTGTACAGTTTTACCGCCCCGCGTGGCGGGTGCTTTTGCGGGGTGTTTCGGAACATGGACATGGGAGATGATACCCTTTTGCATACACAAATTGGCGTTAGGTGTTTTTTTGTTTCTTTGCGTACATACCACATACCCGGCTTGTCACGGGCGTAGTACCTGCGACCGCATACAATATACATTTCCGTTTATCCAATGCTGACTTCACATTTTCTTATTGGTCCTCTGCTCGTGATTTTCTTACACTACCGAAAGTTTTCTTTATCGCTTTGCTGGAACAAAAAAACCGAACTTTCTGTGTTTCGAACGAGGGCAAAAAAGAATGGACGCCTACTACTCACTACAATCCCTTCGTTGGATTGACCACCGTCGGGCTGCATTGTCTTGGGCTGCTGCTAGTTAGTGGAAGAAGGTTGAATTATAGGATAGATATACTACGGTTGCTATTCTTTGTTATCCTTTGTTTGTCGGTAATGAAAGATATGAATCGCTCTCTTCCTCAAATTTGGCGCTAGACCTAAAGAGTGCGAGTCTCTGCAACAGGGAAACGATGTCTCTAGGTGTACACCCAACTTGACCTCACAAACCTCCCATTACCAGAAACTTGGCTTCTCTTCGTGTGTAGACCTTGCGCCGCTTAAAAAGGACTTTGAGCTCATGCTACCTGATAACTACGCTTTAGGTGTAACGCAGTAACAGGAAAACTGCTCTTCCCCTTGTCAATGGATACCGTGCGACTACCGTGAATATCTTCAGGTCATCTAACCTCCACAGAGTATAGTTAGACAAACTTTCTCTTCTATTTTGCTCAACCACGAATACCGTACCAGCGCGTAGGAATGTGCATAGGATAGGAAGTGCATGGTTCCTACGCCATACTGTACGCGTTGCAGTATCCGAAGGGAGGAGAGGTACTACCGTAGATACTCACGGacagagatgtcaacaagcaagtcaagctggcttgattcttatcgattgcagatcacagaccattctctgggacgtgccactgtgcacgagcctctatattgtctgtgatctgcaatcgataagaatcaagccagcttgacttgcttgttgacatctctgctcACGGAAACCTCAAATGAAATCTCAACACTTTCTGGTCGAACGCAAACCGTTGTTTTTCTTGGACTTTGGACATCTACTCGTTGAAAATTCGTACAACATCATATCCATGCACATCAGCAATCTGTCAAGACTTTTCATTCGCAATCACCCAGCACCTTTCTTGGGCCATGCATCACCATCGCCCCATGTTTCATGCAATCTAAGATCTGTCTCCAGAAAGACATCGTAATTTCCAGCCCTTTAGTAGCGTTCGCAATACACCCCATATTCCCACCTATCCCATTTATTTCACCTTCTTGACGGCCTCCTCAACCTCCATATCCCCCTTATCCGTCTGCAACAAAGCCAACGTAAAAAGCCCCGTCAACGTCAACCACACATTTCCCCACACGCCAATCCCCATACTAGTATTATAATGGCTCGGCAACTTATAATGCTGATACGCACCAAACCCCGTCGTGATATGATGAAATAGCGTGGCAGCCACTACAGCCTTCGCATAGGGAATAGTGCTGCGCTTCGCAGACGGCGCAAACGGCACGGCGTTTGTAAACGAGATGAGGATAAGGGCGAGGGTAACGAGGCACCAGCCGTCGTTGCGGACGTTGTAGGTTTCGAGGTCGTTGGGAGCGAGGTTTAGTTGCGAGGGAGGACGGAACCCTGGGATTGTTAGATACACTGGTCGTAATCTCGAAATTGGGGGAGGAGTAGAGGGGAAACGCACAGCCGATGACCATGATGGGGTCGTATACGCGGCATAAGCCTCGCAAGCCATACCAAAACGCAGTGCCATAGGCATAAGCGTGGAAGACCTATCGTGAAATCGTTAGACCAATGCGCCTTCTCCCGCCATCATGCCACACGACGTCTTAACATTGGGGTCCATACAGTCGAGTTAACAGAAGGCATGATTCCTTCCCGTACAATTCAGTCCAACAGCTCAATTGATCAATCAAACGTCAAAAAGGGTGCACAAACACTGGAACTCAACAATTTTACCAAACAACGTCTAGCAGCACCCCAAGCTCAATTTAAAACCACAGGTACCCCCCAGATCCTGGGCATCCCACATGCTGGGCGACGTCATCATGAGAGCTCCAACAGCTCTATTTGGAGTTGAGGGCCGCTGCAAGCCACCGGGCTGACCCAGTACGGTACATCCACCCCTCCACCACAGTTACCGGATCCCCGTGTTACCTAGCGTTCCCGCGCATCGAGATGAGATCGCGCCTGCGATCTCTGGCTGAGGAGGGCGATGACGCTAGATTGCTTTGGGCGTGGATTAGCGGGGTTGCGGATTTGTAGATTCGGGGGCTGGAGGGGATCGGGATGCTGGGTGGGGATGGGGCGCGCGCGAAGGATTGCGATGCATTGCCGAGGCGGATTTGCGGACGTTGCGGAAGATGAGGTGCAGAACAGCATTACCTATGTTGATGAATAGAGAAACTGAAAGATGAGGAAGAGATGCGCAGTCTTCGAATCATATGTCTACAAATTGGGGTTCAATTCGGAAAGGCTAGGCCGACGGCAGCTAAAACATTCTAAGCTCAAGCAtcactactactactactcCTCCTCAGCTTTCCCCTCCTCCCTACCCCAATCATCCCATCACTTCCACTCACGCCCTGCAACCTCAAACTAGCACCCGCAACTTCCAGCTTATTGAAAGTATCAATCACCGTTGTCGGCTTACTCGTCCGCTGCGTAGTATCAATCTGACCCGCATTCGCAGCCCTATTCATAATCTCTTCGACATCCTCCTGCACCTCTGGTAGTATCTTGGCCGTGGCACCCAGATATCTCGCTAGAATACCCTTGAAGGAAACTTGATCGCTATTACACGCATTGGCAGGATCCGTCTGGCCTTCGCATTTCGATTCGAACAAAGCGCCGGTTTTGGGATCCGTAAATGTCCGGTTCGCAGAGGCGATAAAGCCGCGTGTGCGGTCAATCCAGACGCTGTCTTTGGTATTCGACGCCATGACCGCACTGCCGTAAAGAAAAACACCGACATTGTAACTCCACTGGTTGTGGTTGAGATCCGCGCACCCATTCTTTTCGTCGGTGCCGTCGTAGACGTTGAAGTCCTTGTCGACAAGGCCGACGCTGGTGCTCCAATTGTACGACTTTTCGGCCCAATCCAAACTGTCAGTGTCGTTGTTGAAGGCGCCGAGACGGGCAGCGAGTTGGAAGAAGAGACCGTTTGTTATGGCGCTTTTGTATTTGTAACCGACTTCGTCCGAGGCTTCGACAATTTTCCAGCGCATACCGCCATTGCATCTTCCCGGGTTGTCGGTCCATCGCTTCTTTTGGTCGTTGAATACGTTTTGCGAGAGGTTTTGCCATGGCATGGGTCCGGACTGTGGTAGAGAATTCTCAGCTGCTGTTAGGGCTGCGAGTGCCCACCAGGATTGGTCATCGTTTCCTGTCGCGTCGATGGTCATAAAGTCGCTGGTGGGGGCTGCTTGGCTCAAAATGGTGTCTTTGATCATGTTTTCATATTGGCGGTCCCCTGTTGTGTCCCCGTAAACCAAGAGAGCATCGACAGCGGTACCGGACTGCCACCACCAGTACGGTTGAGGGAGTAGGGCTAGACCCGGGTTCGGGAAGGACGCCTTTAGTGAGGCTGCGAATGTTGTAACAGAGGAAAGCAGCCTGGAGGGTGggggcggtggtggtggttgcGATCCTATTGTAGCAGTGTTGAGTACCAAAGTGATGGCATTTGCGAGGTTTGGGGGTATCATTTTGAAAAGCGGGGATGTAAATATCTAAACAGTCTGGTATATCGAACAATAAACAAATAAACAAGCTCAGTCGCTCACGCAAAACGATGCGACGCGAAAGCGGAGAATAGAAAAAATGAGTGTGTGGATAGGTTCCCTGACCCAAACAACGAGGAGCGGATACCCTGACCCAAGAAAAATGAGTGACTGACAGCGATAAACACTGCCCCGGATAAAAAAAGATATCAAGAAATAAATGAATCTCCAACAACAAAGAATCGAGAAAAGTAGATAAGAAACTTGTGGAGGCAGAGGCACTGATAGGTAGGGCCACCCCTCGCCCTACATGCCGCGTCCCAATGCATGACGTTGTTTCGAGACCCAGCAAAAGCTGCTGCGGACCAAGGCGCCACGTTCGCCTCGAAATTACCAGGCTTATTTACGAGCCCCACAAGGATATAGTAAACAAACTGCTTAGGCCGTCTCGAGGTCGACAAGAAGTTTGATTTGGCGGTAAAACTTAATGCCCAGCGCAGGGCCATGCGATGCACAACTCCCGAACCAAACCAACCAAGGAACCAACCGAATTAAACGGTAAAAACCAAACAATCATCAAAATCCCCGTCTTCCCAATATACGAACAACACCCCAAACTCACACACACTCAGCTCCCTCCTTCAAACTTAGGCAAGATACTTACCACAGAAATTCCCCGGCATCAGAATCCTTGTGCTTACTTCCTTCCCTTCCTTTCACATGACGCCAACCGGCGAAGGAGAAAAATTACCCCTGATCCTTCCTAGGCCCTTAGCCAGGCACCACCGCAGCAGCCCTTGTCTGTAACTTGCCGCCGCCGCGCCCTTGATCTGAAACACACTGCCACGCTTGTCCACTCCCCACCGCTAACGTGCGAGGTTACGATTCGTCAGTATTTTGTGTTTTGTGGGCCGGGGCGAAGTTGCCGAGAGGGCCCGGGACGCGGTGTCCGGGCTTGGATGCAGTTTATCTTTAGCGACGTTGCGTCACGTCGCGGGAATGTGAGTTGTGCATGTGAAGGGGACGGGACGGGCGTTTTTGGTTGCGTGATGTGGTGCTGGTGGATATGGGAATTACCCGAATAGCGTGGTTTTTGCTTGCATCGCGCTGCATTGTGCTGTAGGTATTTTGCGATGGTTGGATGGTGCTGGCAGGGAGAGATTGATGTGGTTGATCGCTCGCCAAAGACCGGCAATTGTGAGGCGAGAAACCCACATGGGGCTTCTGGACGTTCTTTCGTATGCGCGGAGATGTATGTGGTATCGGTGTGGTTCATTTGCCATGTTTTTCTTTTTTGTCAatactgtatcaatatcaCAGCCACGTACGTCGTCGGCTTGCGCGTCCCCAGCCACGTGCCCGTAGCCGCCTGGCCGCAATCGCCATTACAGCTTCGCCGCTGCCAGCTCCTTCGGCACCACCCACGCTGCCCACGCTTCCGCATATACCGTCCCTTCTCCGTCTTCTATCCATCCTTTGGTCTCGATCCACCTCCCCTTCTGCCGAACAGGCTTTCCCCTGGCCATGTACACACCCGGTGTCTTAACCGCCTTCTTGAACGAGATCTTCATCTCGACAGTCGCCGATGGGCCATCACAGAACTCGAAAACCAGCAGGCCCATTGCCATATCCAACAGCGTCGCTATGAAACCGCCGTGAAGCCTATTCTTAGCACCGTCCAAGCCATTTCCCAGTGAACATAGGATGATAAGCTCGGGTACTTCCGGGTCGTCCAAGTCATACACCACCTCCTCTTTCTCTATCAGCCTTTTCATCATCTCCGCACTTGGTTTCGGGGGAATGTAGTCCTGAGTGAGCATTTGCGGTATTCTCGTCTCTGCGTTGGCAGCCCGTCTCTGGCCACCACCCGGCTTGAACAAGTCGATATACGCGGATAGAGCGTCATCGTCGAACAGCATACGCGTGAGAAGAGGAATCGTGCGGGTAGGATGTTGTAGCATAGCTTTGCGGGTGCGAATGTGTGTTATGGATGGATCTGAGAGAATGGCCATGCACCACGCGTGCGCGGTGATGTCGCCGAGGCGGTCCTCTGTTCTGGGTGCCATGGTGGAAGGTGGGTATACGGTGAGGGGGGCTGTATGAGGTCGTGACGACTTCGAGGGCGTGGTATTTGA
The sequence above is a segment of the Pyrenophora tritici-repentis strain M4 chromosome 3, whole genome shotgun sequence genome. Coding sequences within it:
- a CDS encoding glycosyl hydrolase, translating into MIPPNLANAITLVLNTATIGSQPPPPPPPSRLLSSVTTFAASLKASFPNPGLALLPQPYWWWQSGTAVDALLVYGDTTGDRQYENMIKDTILSQAAPTSDFMTIDATGNDDQSWWALAALTAAENSLPQSGPMPWQNLSQNVFNDQKKRWTDNPGRCNGGMRWKIVEASDEVGYKYKSAITNGLFFQLAARLGAFNNDTDSLDWAEKSYNWSTSVGLVDKDFNVYDGTDEKNGCADLNHNQWSYNVGVFLYGSAVMASNTKDSVWIDRTRGFIASANRTFTDPKTGALFESKCEGQTDPANACNSDQVSFKGILARYLGATAKILPEVQEDVEEIMNRAANAGQIDTTQRTSKPTTVIDTFNKLEVAGASLRLQG
- a CDS encoding thioesterase superfamily protein; translation: MAPRTEDRLGDITAHAWCMAILSDPSITHIRTRKAMLQHPTRTIPLLTRMLFDDDALSAYIDLFKPGGGQRRAANAETRIPQMLTQDYIPPKPSAEMMKRLIEKEEVVYDLDDPEVPELIILCSLGNGLDGAKNRLHGGFIATLLDMAMGLLVFEFCDGPSATVEMKISFKKAVKTPGVYMARGKPVRQKGRWIETKGWIEDGEGTVYAEAWAAWVVPKELAAAKL